One window of Chionomys nivalis chromosome 10, mChiNiv1.1, whole genome shotgun sequence genomic DNA carries:
- the Garin2 gene encoding Golgi-associated RAB2 interactor protein 2 — translation MMKKNKQSEDDEDPVWIPQAFRLGRLKNVLDGGEYAPFITPPILESNFIQVNRRGESIYLHNRANWVTIGICSSNPVLKTPNVMLLAHLTPEARKESEPLFKRLLSSSSTDKLVLTRFLPLQFVTLSVHSAKNMRLKVKLISGRAYYLQLCAPVYKQDIVFSQWVDLITLLNQKKARTSKVSEVSSLSGITNSTDITGSMDIMDITAFAELQAAHSHTRIYSAAVTESADFSEFTDVTDITDVTDVTDIPETGATDVPDIKIVTEVTEVIEDKEAPNVSGVTVVFENDDIIKAKEEEKENVLRHGCLRDMKSKNEFKDASKHVTISDLTLTFQGERCFQTTLTPIKSEENISIETGDKGLEEKMTDLPNARLKATESRRTRTDSDTTVLYSFSVFPLISISFPLFTLL, via the exons ATGATGAAGAAGAACAAGCAGTCAGAGGATGACGAAGATCCTGTCTGGATCCCACAGGCTTTCCGTCTAGGGCGTCTTAAGAATGTGTTGGACGGAGGAGAGTATGCCCCTTTTATAACTCCTCCCATACTGGAGAGTAATTTTATTCAG GTCAATAGGAGAGGCGAATCGATTTATCTGCATAACCGAGCAAACTGGGTGACCATCGGCATCTGTTCTTCCAATCCTGTCCTCAAGACCCCTAATGTGATGCTGTTGGCACATCTGACACCAGAGGCTAGAAAAGAATCAGAACCACTCTTTAAACGCCTCTTGTCATCTTCCTCCACAGACAAGCTGGTGCTCACCAG GTTTCTCCCTCTGCAGTTTGTGACTCTTTCTGTGCACAGTGCTAAGAACATGCGACTCAAAGTCAAGCTGATAAGTGGCCGAGCCTACTATTTACAGCTCTGTGCTCCTGTATATAAACAGGACATCGTAttttctcagtgggtggacctcATCACCCTCTTGAACCAGAAGAAAGCCAGGACTTCCAAAGTATCCGAGGTCTCCAGCCTCTCAGGAATCACAAACAGCACAGACATCACAGGCTCAATGGACATCATGGACATTACGGCTTTTGCAGAGCTGCAGGCTGCGCACTCACACACTCGCATCTACTCGGCTGCCGTCACTGAAAGTGCAGACTTCTCAGAATTTACAGATGTTACCGATATCACTGATGTCACTGATGTCACCGATATCCCAGAAACTGGGGCCACAGACGTTCCAGATATAAAAATCGTCACAGAGGTCACAGAAGTCATAGAAGACAAAGAGGCCCCAAATGTCTCAGGGGTCACAGTAGTATTTGAAAACGACGACATAATAAAGgccaaggaagaggaaaag GAAAATGTCCTGAGGCATGGGTGTCTACGAGACATGAAAAGTAAGAACGAGTTCAAAGATGCCTCCAAACATGTCACCATCTCAGACCTAACACTCACTTTCCAAGGCGAAAGATGTTTCCAGACTACTTTGACTCCTATAAAAAGCGAGGAAAATATATCCATAGAAACGGGTGATAAAGGCTTGGAAGAAAAGATGACTGATCTTCCAAATGCACGTCTCAAGGCTACAGAATCCAG gAGAACAAGAACTGACTCAGACACTACAG TCCTGTACAGTTTTTCAGTTTTCCCCCTGATTAgcatttcctttccccttttcacCCTCCTCTAA